A stretch of Nitrospira sp. DNA encodes these proteins:
- a CDS encoding aldo/keto reductase produces the protein MIGISNVSADQLRLLCERAAHKPMVVQNRCYAALGWDQDVRDICRTQGIIYQGFSLLTANRDIFADPELRAMAAKYGMGLAQLVFRFAMQVGMLPLTGTTNQQHMTEDLRSDQFTISTEDLQRLETIGM, from the coding sequence ATGATCGGCATCAGCAACGTGTCGGCTGATCAGCTCCGACTGCTCTGCGAGCGCGCCGCCCATAAACCCATGGTTGTACAGAATCGTTGCTACGCCGCGTTGGGGTGGGATCAGGACGTGCGGGACATCTGCCGGACACAGGGGATCATCTATCAGGGGTTCTCGTTGCTCACAGCCAACCGGGACATCTTCGCCGATCCTGAGCTTCGTGCCATGGCTGCCAAATACGGCATGGGCCTGGCGCAACTGGTGTTTCGCTTTGCGATGCAGGTTGGTATGTTGCCGTTGACCGGCACGACCAACCAACAGCATATGACCGAGGATCTCCGGTCCGATCAGTTCACCATTTCGACGGAGGATC